A single region of the Gorilla gorilla gorilla isolate KB3781 chromosome 1, NHGRI_mGorGor1-v2.1_pri, whole genome shotgun sequence genome encodes:
- the KLHDC7A gene encoding kelch domain-containing protein 7A → MFPRGAEAQDWHLDMQLTGKVVLSAAALLLVIVAYRLYKSRPAPAQRWGGNGQAEAKEEAEGSGQPAVQEASPGVLLRGPRRRRSSKRAEAPQGCSCENPRGPYVLVTGATSPDRKPQRKGSGEERGGQGSDSEQVSPCCRGQETRTAVGGNPDPPHLPRLGSEPKSSPAGLIAAADGSCAGGEPSPWQDSKPPKHPGLGQLEPPHCHHVAPLQGSSDMNQSWVFTRVIGVSREEAGALEAASDVDLTLHLQEGAPNASYTFSSIARVRMEENFIQKVEGVEPRLKGKVYDYYVESTSQAIFQGRLAPRTAALTEVPSPRPPPGSLGTGAASGGQAGDTKGAAERAASPQPGPWPSTRGFRRKESLLQIAENPELQLQPDGFRLPAPPCPDPGALPGSGRSSREPHVQLVAGTNFFHIPLTPASAPQVRLDLGNCYEVLTLAKRQNLEALKEAAYKVMSENYLQVLRSPDIYGCLSGAERELILQRRLQGRQYLVVADVCPKEDSGGLCCYDDEQDVWRPLARLPPEAVSRGCAICSLFNYLFVVSGCQGSGHQPSSRVFCYNPLTGIWSEVCPLNQARPHCRLVALDGHLYAIGGECLNSVERYDPRLDRWDFAPPLPSDTFALAHTATACAKEIFVTGGSLRFLLFRFSAQEQRWWAGPTGGSKDRTAEMVAVNGFLYRFDLNRSLGITVYRCSASTRLWYECATYRTPYPDAFQCAVVDNLIYCVGRRSTLCFLADSVSPRFVPKELRSFPAPQGTLLPTVLTLPTPDLPQTRV, encoded by the coding sequence ATGTTCCCCAGAGGAGCAGAGGCCCAGGACTGGCATTTGGATATGCAGCTGACCGGCAAGGTGGTGCTGTCAGCCGCTGCCCTGCTCCTGGTAATTGTGGCCTACAGGCTGTACAAGTCGAGGCCTGCCCCAGCCCAGCGGTGGGGTGGGAATGGCCAGGCAGAAGCCAAGGAGGAAGCAGAGGGCTCAGGGCAGCCTGCTGTACAGGAGGCTTCTCCTGGGGTGCTCCTGAGGGGGCCAAGACGCCGGAGGAGCAGCAAGCGGGCTGAAGCACCACAGGGCTGCAGCTGTGAGAATCCAAGAGGCCCCTATGTCCTGGTCACGGGGGCCACTTCCCCAGACAGGAAGCCCCAGAGAAAAGGCTCAGGTGAGGAGCGGGGCGGGCAGGGCTCGGACTCTGAGCAGGTGTCTCCTTGCTGCCGCGGCCAGGAAACCAGAACAGCTGTTGGCGGTAACCCTGACCCTCCCCATCTCCCCCGCTTGGGCAGCGAACCGAAGAGCTCCCCAGCTGGACTCATTGCAGCAGCCGACGGCAGCTGTGCCGGTGGTGAGCCTTCTCCATGGCAGGACAGCAAACCCCCTAAGCATCCAGGGCTGGGGCAACTAGAACCTCCCCACTGTCACCACGTAGCTCCCTTGCAAGGCAGCAGTGACATGAACCAGAGCTGGGTCTTCACCCGTGTGATAGGGGTCAGCAGAGAAGAGGCTGGGGCTCTCGAGGCTGCCTCCGATGTTGACCTGACCCTGCATCTGCAGGAGGGCGCCCCCAACGCCTCCTATACCTTCTCATCCATAGCCCGCGTCCGAATGGAGGAGAATTTCATACAGAAGGTGGAGGGGGTTGAGCCCCGGCTCAAGGGCAAGGTGTACGACTACTACGTGGAATCTACCTCTCAGGCCATCTTCCAGGGCAGGCTGGCTCCCAGGACAGCAGCCCTGACTGAGGTTCCATCCCCTAGGCCACCGCCAGGGTCCCTGGGAACAGGGGCAGCCTCCGGAGGCCAAGCCGGTGACACAAAGGGTGCAGCCGAAAGAGCCGCCTCCCCGCAGCCAGGGCCGTGGCCCTCCACCCGAGGCTTCAGGCGGAAGGAGAGCCTTCTGCAGATAGCGGAGAACCCAGAGCTGCAGCTGCAGCCAGATGGCTTCCGGCTCCCCGCTCCACCCTGCCCAGACCCGGGCGCCCTGCCTGGCTCAGGCAGAAGCAGCCGGGAGCCCCATGTGCAGCTGGTGGCCGGGACCAATTTCTTCCATATCCCGCTCACCCCTGCTTCAGCCCCACAGGTCCGCCTGGATCTGGGCAATTGCTATGAGGTGCTGACCTTGGCCAAGAGGCAGAACCTGGAGGCCCTGAAGGAGGCGGCCTACAAGGTGATGAGCGAAAACTACCTCCAGGTGCTGCGCAGCCCGGACATCTACGGGTGCCTGAGCGGGGCAGAGCGCGAGCTGATCCTGCAGCGCCGGCTCCAGGGCCGCCAGTACCTGGTGGTGGCTGACGTGTGCCCCAAGGAAGACTCCGGCGGCCTCTGTTGCTATGACGATGAGCAGGATGTCTGGCGCCCGCTGGCTCGCCTGCCCCCCGAGGCCGTGTCCCGGGGCTGTGCCATCTGCAGTCTCTTCAATTATCTCTTCGTGGTGTCCGGCTGCCAGGGGTCCGGGCACCAGCCCTCCAGCCGCGTCTTCTGCTACAACCCGCTCACGGGGATCTGGAGCGAGGTGTGCCCGCTGAACCAGGCCCGGCCGCACTGCCGGCTGGTGGCCCTGGACGGGCACCTGTATGCCATCGGCGGAGAGTGTCTGAACTCGGTGGAGCGTTACGACCCCCGCCTGGACCGCTGGGACTTTGCCCCGCCGCTCCCCAGTGACACGTTCGCCCTGGCGCACACGGCCACGGCGTGTGCCAAGGAAATCTTCGTCACCGGCGGCTCGCTGCGCTTCCTGCTGTTCCGCTTCTCTGCGCAGGAGCAGCGCTGGTGGGCCGGCCCCACCGGGGGCAGCAAGGACCGCACGGCGGAGATGGTGGCGGTCAACGGCTTTCTCTACCGCTTTGACCTCAACCGCAGCCTGGGCATCACCGTGTACCGCTGCAGCGCCAGCACCCGGCTCTGGTACGAGTGCGCCACGTACCGGACGCCTTACCCGGATGCCTTCCAGTGCGCCGTGGTGGACAACCTCATCTACTGCGTGGGACGCCGGAGCACCCTCTGCTTCCTAGCAGACTCTGTCTCACCCAGGTTTGTGCCCAAGGAGCTGCGGAGTTTCCCGGCCCCGCAGGGCACCCTCCTGCCCACCGTCCTGACCTTGCCCACCCCCGATTTGCCTCAGACCAGGGTCTAG